In Nakamurella antarctica, the following are encoded in one genomic region:
- a CDS encoding type II secretion system F family protein: MLSATASAFLLASAAIAFWPDPPSPRWGLLRRATVDRRIWDLAPADRRALVIVAGLLGVATLFAPQQLLAAVPLAGVIGVASRRLPVKPDRSVVTADRAQLISYLDLLSACLDVGLPTATAIDSVLRASGTLPSTEEIDTAGSNTGVARGACLDPAGRALAEVAGLLMLGAEPARAWQPAASVPDLAAIAAAGRRSALGGIALAQALRDHAVVLRAALDSDLESKAGRAGVLMAAPLGLCFLPAFICLGLAPVVIALLADLGIGL, translated from the coding sequence GTGCTGAGCGCGACTGCGTCTGCCTTCCTGCTGGCCTCCGCGGCGATCGCGTTCTGGCCGGACCCACCTTCTCCAAGGTGGGGGTTACTCCGCCGGGCGACCGTCGATCGACGCATTTGGGACTTGGCGCCAGCCGATCGTCGAGCTTTGGTGATTGTCGCTGGGTTGCTCGGTGTCGCGACATTATTTGCACCCCAACAACTGCTGGCAGCAGTCCCGCTCGCGGGCGTCATTGGAGTTGCCAGCCGGCGGCTTCCGGTAAAGCCCGACCGCTCCGTGGTCACTGCAGACAGGGCTCAGCTGATCAGCTACCTAGACCTACTGTCCGCATGTCTTGACGTCGGACTGCCCACTGCAACTGCAATCGACTCGGTGCTGCGGGCCTCTGGAACGCTGCCCTCGACCGAGGAGATCGACACGGCGGGGAGCAATACCGGTGTTGCGAGAGGCGCCTGCTTGGACCCAGCTGGGCGAGCACTGGCCGAGGTGGCTGGCCTCTTGATGCTTGGTGCGGAGCCCGCGCGGGCGTGGCAGCCAGCAGCGAGCGTTCCTGATCTCGCGGCGATCGCGGCGGCGGGGAGGCGATCCGCCCTCGGCGGTATCGCTCTCGCGCAGGCGCTGCGCGATCATGCAGTCGTCCTTCGGGCAGCGTTGGACTCGGACCTCGAAAGCAAGGCCGGACGAGCTGGGGTTCTGATGGCGGCGCCGCTGGGGCTGTGTTTCCTCCCCGCCTTTATCTGCCTGGGGCTGGCGCCGGTGGTCATCGCATTGCTCGCCGACCTGGGCATTGGTCTGTGA
- a CDS encoding type II secretion system F family protein — protein sequence MASLEKDAVRAQALSLRTLGGRLLVATVSATAGIGAGPLVAVATVIVMATVLHLVSASRTRTRAVTARTELIEAVRTLGRELASGASMVAACESAATVTGAAAAPLMRELAAAARLGADVVSFADLGARPDPAQVYVRARLQAAWTLSREHGIALAALVNEVATGLQSQAEMDDKQSSLLAGPRLSGYLLAALPILGIGLGLGMGANPVPILFGEGVGPILLVVGCSLTCGGLLWAARIAR from the coding sequence GTGGCTTCCCTCGAGAAAGACGCGGTGCGGGCGCAGGCGCTGTCTCTTCGAACCCTGGGCGGTCGTCTACTTGTCGCGACGGTCTCCGCAACGGCCGGCATCGGCGCGGGACCGTTGGTGGCTGTTGCGACGGTGATCGTCATGGCAACGGTGCTGCACCTCGTTTCTGCATCCAGAACGAGAACCCGCGCGGTCACCGCGCGTACTGAACTCATAGAGGCGGTTCGGACACTCGGCAGGGAGCTCGCCTCCGGAGCCTCCATGGTGGCTGCCTGCGAGTCCGCCGCGACCGTTACCGGCGCCGCCGCCGCACCATTGATGCGCGAATTAGCGGCTGCGGCACGGCTTGGCGCCGACGTTGTTAGCTTCGCCGACCTCGGGGCTCGGCCCGATCCCGCTCAGGTCTACGTACGCGCCAGGCTTCAGGCCGCGTGGACGTTGTCCCGGGAACACGGAATAGCGTTGGCAGCTCTCGTAAATGAGGTGGCCACTGGCTTGCAATCGCAGGCGGAAATGGACGATAAGCAATCGTCACTGCTGGCAGGGCCGCGGCTATCTGGCTACCTGTTGGCCGCCTTACCGATCCTGGGAATTGGCTTGGGCTTGGGAATGGGGGCAAACCCTGTGCCGATACTTTTCGGAGAGGGAGTGGGTCCGATACTGCTGGTAGTGGGATGCAGCCTGACGTGTGGTGGGCTGTTGTGGGCGGCGAGAATTGCTAGGTAG
- a CDS encoding DUF4244 domain-containing protein: protein MGDAGMSTVEYAVGTVAAAAFAAVLYRIVTGDSVVTGLTDLVNSALNTSF, encoded by the coding sequence ATCGGCGACGCCGGTATGAGCACGGTCGAGTACGCGGTGGGAACCGTTGCTGCTGCGGCTTTTGCTGCGGTGTTGTATCGGATCGTGACGGGCGACTCGGTGGTGACGGGGCTGACCGATTTGGTGAATTCGGCTTTGAACACGTCGTTCTAG
- a CDS encoding Rv3654c family TadE-like protein, protein MVRPVVSSAIDDDAGSATVFLAFAVAILMALTVAGVQLGSAMIARQQAENAADLGALAGAALIFSGEAAACAKAGATVTRGGASLESCRTDGLDLLIEVSVAAGFLGGRAPAKARAGPVGVTVG, encoded by the coding sequence GTGGTGAGGCCTGTGGTGAGCTCGGCGATTGATGACGATGCCGGTAGCGCAACGGTTTTCCTTGCTTTCGCGGTGGCGATTCTTATGGCGCTCACCGTCGCGGGAGTGCAGTTGGGTTCGGCGATGATCGCCCGTCAGCAGGCTGAGAACGCGGCTGATCTCGGGGCGCTGGCGGGCGCAGCGCTGATCTTTTCCGGCGAGGCTGCTGCCTGCGCAAAGGCGGGTGCAACAGTTACTCGGGGGGGCGCCTCGTTGGAGAGCTGTCGCACAGACGGTTTAGATCTTCTGATCGAAGTCAGTGTCGCGGCAGGCTTTCTCGGTGGCCGTGCTCCGGCGAAGGCCCGGGCGGGGCCGGTGGGGGTCACGGTCGGTTGA
- a CDS encoding DUF5979 domain-containing protein, with amino-acid sequence MKNIFAHARAVFQASTIVALLSTSLLITPANFASADVIPGSSVDLQVTLSGPTTAPGGSNFSYSFSLQNNSLPDADGATFAFTPPSGATNVAASCTAAGGAVCPSSTSASNMGVSGSLGLFPHLASATITVTGRYPVGVTSVSASATVAAPAGTTDPDLSTNSSSVGTALTTDANLSATITASQNTFAAGEKIRYTTTFANSGSSAADGARITQPSNLGGSAYTLFAQPDNRFVSCVPTGGAVCPTFSNNTDTMAPFYSYIPIFPAGSSVVVTYDIAFSASPVPGGCGPEASYMARANIYPPDTITDPDYSNNQTPTLVATAPISACRLTDFVAIITQSKSNIQYGDAVVYTATFSNVGDTSGDNATIHGSQFGPPLYRTDSAVVGCVATGGAVCPVVTLNPEQNSMSFYNTKIPVFPAGSTVQLTYQVTFIKDPNSVFCLTGQVQSNAATIDPPSGVFETNIFNNSSTVYATTPEPPSCPKTDLRVTKTQSQDSVLPGGSITYTVTALNDGPDAANGAYLIDQLNLEGQWRSLFDSPSYQLVGCETTGGAACPNFSQSGAVDSMSMYYEAIPVFPAGSTITVKHTVTFPAATTVTSCGLPISITNRAIINVPYGTTDTDLTNNQQSVVATTGSCADVAVNKSVSPAVVRSGEPVTYTVDVANLSAGTADSVSVSDPLPDGFRYGSATCAVVTGSATCGAVSFDVSTRTVSSTISTLSAGDTLRFSIVGTAGPIPRTYTNTATASPTPGVSKYIDPNPATNVSQVNLQIFNTTSPISVTKTISGLGPNGLTAPMVFAGEISCGTQGSKPWSVTVPAGASAATSTPVQFFDGESCEITEGPLPGTPAWTTWTGASTISPATIAKLGNATPVTITVAGQLKEVQKGQAGITIIKQITGITSTGLTQSLTFTGTIVCGNQPVQSWSATVPSGSSSASANTITVAEGDSCAVFEDAVTAAAPAGYIWSGTPVVAPTQSSILTAGASAIFTATSFLTAVEVPATVGSIDIVKIVTGVPSANGVFTVTLSCGDAGTFEAAITVTDALTGSARLGNVPVGRSCSVNETSKSAAPAGFAWSLPMYSVNTVQASPSSVVTVTVTNPLIATEVVPDAPVKPEVPVIPAVPVIPAVPVVPAAPIVPVTRPVPVTPLGRAAPLTAPQPDRPYLASTGVSWVEPQVATALLLLGFGAIMLRASRRRRAL; translated from the coding sequence ATGAAGAACATTTTCGCGCACGCGCGCGCCGTCTTCCAAGCATCGACCATCGTCGCGCTCCTTTCCACCTCGCTGCTCATCACCCCAGCGAACTTCGCATCCGCAGACGTCATACCGGGCTCCTCGGTTGACCTGCAAGTGACTTTGTCCGGTCCAACAACTGCGCCCGGCGGCTCGAATTTCAGCTACAGCTTTTCGCTACAGAACAACAGCCTCCCCGACGCCGATGGTGCTACTTTCGCCTTCACCCCACCTTCGGGGGCTACGAACGTAGCGGCGAGCTGTACGGCAGCTGGCGGCGCCGTGTGCCCGTCGAGTACTTCCGCTTCTAACATGGGCGTTAGTGGCAGCCTTGGCCTGTTCCCGCATCTAGCTTCGGCGACAATCACGGTTACCGGTCGCTACCCCGTGGGGGTCACGTCCGTTTCCGCCTCCGCCACTGTCGCCGCGCCAGCAGGCACCACCGATCCCGACCTCTCGACCAACTCCAGTTCGGTTGGCACCGCCCTTACCACCGATGCGAATCTGTCTGCCACCATCACGGCGTCGCAAAACACTTTCGCGGCTGGAGAAAAGATTAGGTACACCACGACTTTCGCCAACTCGGGTTCGAGCGCAGCCGACGGCGCTCGGATCACCCAACCGTCTAACCTGGGTGGATCTGCCTATACCCTCTTCGCGCAACCAGACAATCGGTTTGTCAGCTGCGTGCCAACCGGCGGAGCGGTGTGCCCCACGTTTTCAAACAACACCGATACTATGGCCCCTTTCTACAGTTACATCCCTATTTTCCCTGCCGGGTCGTCCGTAGTTGTGACCTACGACATAGCATTCTCAGCTAGTCCCGTTCCAGGTGGTTGCGGACCTGAGGCTTCGTACATGGCTCGGGCAAATATCTACCCTCCGGACACCATCACCGACCCGGATTACTCGAATAACCAAACGCCAACGCTGGTAGCAACAGCCCCTATCAGCGCGTGCCGCCTTACCGATTTTGTCGCTATAATTACCCAGTCCAAATCGAATATTCAATATGGAGATGCGGTTGTCTACACCGCGACCTTTTCCAATGTGGGAGATACGAGCGGCGACAATGCGACGATCCACGGAAGCCAATTTGGTCCCCCTCTGTACCGGACAGATTCGGCAGTCGTTGGATGTGTAGCTACGGGCGGAGCTGTGTGCCCAGTAGTTACTTTGAATCCTGAGCAAAACTCAATGAGTTTCTACAACACAAAAATCCCGGTATTCCCCGCAGGATCCACGGTGCAGCTCACTTATCAAGTGACTTTCATTAAAGACCCGAACAGTGTTTTCTGCCTTACCGGACAGGTTCAATCGAACGCGGCAACTATCGACCCGCCTTCAGGGGTTTTCGAAACGAATATCTTTAACAACTCAAGCACGGTTTACGCAACCACGCCCGAGCCGCCTTCGTGTCCCAAAACTGACCTGAGAGTTACGAAAACTCAGTCCCAAGACAGCGTCCTTCCCGGGGGTTCCATCACCTATACAGTGACTGCCCTGAACGACGGACCAGATGCTGCAAACGGCGCATACCTGATCGATCAATTGAACCTCGAAGGCCAGTGGAGGTCGCTCTTCGACTCCCCGTCCTATCAGTTAGTCGGTTGCGAGACCACTGGCGGCGCCGCGTGTCCTAATTTCAGTCAGTCCGGTGCCGTCGATTCGATGTCCATGTACTACGAGGCTATCCCGGTCTTCCCGGCGGGTTCCACGATCACTGTAAAGCACACTGTCACTTTTCCGGCTGCCACTACCGTCACGTCGTGCGGCCTTCCAATCTCGATTACTAACAGGGCCATCATTAACGTTCCCTACGGAACGACAGATACCGACCTCACTAACAACCAGCAGTCTGTAGTGGCAACAACCGGAAGTTGCGCCGACGTTGCCGTCAACAAGTCGGTTTCCCCCGCAGTCGTACGGTCCGGCGAACCTGTCACGTACACCGTCGATGTGGCGAACCTATCGGCAGGAACTGCCGATTCTGTTTCGGTCAGCGACCCGCTGCCGGACGGGTTCCGATACGGGTCCGCTACCTGCGCCGTCGTTACCGGCAGCGCAACCTGCGGTGCAGTTTCCTTCGATGTATCCACCCGCACGGTCTCCAGCACCATCAGCACCCTGTCCGCTGGCGACACGCTCCGATTCAGTATCGTCGGCACCGCTGGGCCCATCCCCCGCACCTACACCAACACCGCAACGGCGTCGCCCACCCCCGGAGTGAGTAAATACATCGACCCCAACCCTGCTACGAACGTCAGCCAGGTCAACCTCCAAATCTTCAACACAACCTCACCCATCAGCGTCACGAAGACAATCTCCGGCCTGGGACCCAACGGGCTCACCGCCCCCATGGTCTTCGCAGGTGAGATCAGCTGCGGGACACAAGGATCGAAGCCGTGGTCGGTCACGGTTCCCGCCGGAGCGTCAGCTGCAACTTCCACTCCTGTCCAGTTCTTCGACGGCGAATCCTGCGAGATCACGGAAGGTCCGCTGCCGGGTACCCCGGCCTGGACAACCTGGACCGGTGCCTCCACAATTTCCCCGGCGACCATCGCCAAGCTCGGAAACGCCACGCCTGTGACTATTACGGTGGCCGGTCAGCTGAAAGAAGTCCAGAAGGGCCAAGCGGGCATCACCATCATCAAGCAGATCACCGGGATCACCAGCACTGGGCTCACCCAATCCCTCACGTTCACCGGCACCATTGTGTGCGGGAACCAACCGGTCCAGTCCTGGTCAGCCACCGTGCCTTCGGGGTCATCGTCTGCCTCGGCCAACACTATTACCGTGGCGGAAGGCGATAGTTGCGCCGTGTTCGAGGATGCTGTGACAGCGGCAGCCCCCGCTGGTTACATCTGGTCCGGCACTCCGGTTGTCGCACCTACTCAATCCTCGATTCTGACCGCAGGCGCCAGCGCCATTTTTACTGCCACTTCGTTTCTCACGGCAGTGGAAGTGCCGGCAACCGTCGGCTCCATCGACATCGTCAAGATCGTGACAGGGGTTCCCTCGGCCAACGGGGTTTTCACCGTCACGTTGTCCTGCGGCGATGCAGGAACCTTTGAGGCCGCCATCACAGTGACCGACGCTCTCACCGGCAGCGCCCGTCTGGGGAACGTCCCGGTGGGAAGGTCCTGCTCCGTGAACGAAACGAGCAAATCTGCTGCGCCAGCAGGTTTTGCGTGGTCCCTCCCGATGTACTCGGTGAACACGGTGCAAGCTTCCCCAAGCTCTGTCGTTACGGTCACGGTGACCAACCCACTCATCGCGACAGAGGTTGTCCCGGATGCCCCCGTTAAACCCGAGGTGCCGGTGATCCCCGCCGTGCCTGTGATCCCCGCCGTGCCTGTAGTGCCCGCGGCGCCCATAGTTCCCGTCACCCGCCCAGTGCCCGTCACCCCCCTTGGACGGGCAGCACCTCTTACAGCCCCGCAGCCCGACCGCCCATATCTCGCCAGCACAGGAGTTTCCTGGGTGGAACCCCAGGTCGCTACTGCACTGTTGCTGTTGGGGTTCGGCGCGATAATGCTGCGAGCAAGCCGCAGGCGCAGGGCTCTTTAG
- a CDS encoding TadE family type IV pilus minor pilin: protein MGRFRSGTAGAPSQREDPDIGSVTVEAAMLLPVLVVVLMLCLAGIGCLTTQLRCADAAREGARLAGRGDMSAGREAAAQIAPDGASISIEFRGDFVHVTVSAQPYSGVLPGVTMAATAVAANEELASTAFLGGAPR from the coding sequence GTGGGTAGGTTTCGGTCGGGCACTGCTGGTGCTCCTTCCCAGCGCGAAGATCCTGATATCGGCAGCGTCACGGTCGAAGCGGCGATGCTGCTTCCTGTTCTTGTAGTGGTGCTGATGCTGTGCCTGGCCGGAATCGGTTGTCTCACAACGCAGTTGCGGTGCGCGGACGCCGCGCGGGAGGGGGCTCGGTTGGCCGGGAGGGGTGATATGTCGGCTGGTAGAGAGGCGGCGGCTCAGATAGCGCCGGACGGAGCGAGTATCTCCATCGAGTTCAGGGGTGACTTCGTGCATGTGACGGTGTCGGCTCAGCCGTATTCCGGTGTGCTGCCGGGGGTAACGATGGCGGCGACCGCAGTGGCAGCCAACGAGGAGTTGGCGAGTACCGCTTTTTTGGGCGGGGCTCCGAGGTGA